The Colletotrichum destructivum chromosome 8, complete sequence genome includes the window GGGTGAACTGGAGACAGTAGATTCTAGAAGCACTAGATGGGACAGAAGGCCCAATCGAAGCTCGTTCCAGTAGTGAAGGCGCCGCTTCGGCTTTTTCGTCAGCAGGAACCTCTTTTCCTACGCTCTCTGATTTGCCGCCACGGCAGATGAAGCCATTGCCTCCCTCGGAATTAGGAGCTGATACATCCGTTAGCTTGTGGTATTGGCGCATCCACTTCGTTGCGTGAAAAATGCAGACAAGCAAATCGAAGGGGCTGCGGCGCAAACGTCATATCCGATCAAACGGGACCACCCCTGGAATGGACATTCAACTGTCGTGACCGTCCCCGAACAAGAACGACCGGAGGCTCCACATATGCAGCGTCCGTAGCGGCATTGCGGATTACAAATGGAGCATGGCGCTGGCAGCGGTCTTGAAAACGGACCCCGAGAGTCGCACATGACCCAGCCTGAGTCTGACCCAGCCGCTGCGGTATGACACACATACGACTTGGCAAATGGCTGTCTCTTCTTACAGCCAATGCTGCGCAGGTACACGTGGTACAAAGGCCATTTATGCTCAATCTCAGTAACCTGTGACAAGGACCCTATAAGCGAGTGAATGTATACATGGACAGGGCGAAAGAAACGAAGGGTTAAAAGGGTTCTTGGGGGCCCTCAGCTGTACTGACGTACCGGATATAGTCGTTGCTTCTGTGCAAAGTCAAGGCTTTTGCTTCTAACCTGTAGTTGTAGTTATGTAAGGTAAACTTAGTCATGTAAGTGGTTCACTAGGTGAATATTACCATAAACCTAGCTTTCATGAAAAAGCTGGGGAAATAAGGTGCGGCACGCAGTCGAGACGTCCAGAAAATAAAGACTAAACGAACTGCtggtctttttttttttttctagCTTTTTTTTGCTGGACATTGGCTGGCTTTAGAGGGTGGGAAGTCTGGACTTCAAGGAAATGTTACGGGGTCGACGGTGTCCGCTCGGAGCACATCAACTTTCCGAGAGCCCGCAGACTGGGACTGCCCCCACATACACACCTTTCCGACCCCTAGACATCGTTGTGGGCCTTAACGTGATGATCGTCGCCAAGGTAGTCGCCGCCATGGACCCACAATACCACCGGAGGCACTTACACGCTGGCTGCAGGCAAAGGACAAGATGCAAGAATTCGATTCCCCGACGGCAGGCCAGGTTCAGCCTTCGTGTCACTACGTCAACTTGTCGAAGCTGGACATATTTGGCGCACGGATGACCCGGGGCTCTGGGTTGAATATGAGGGTTCGGATTCGAGATGGACCCCTTGCGTATTATGGGTCGTGGACATACGGGGAGCAGCACACTCCGTACGTCTCTTGATAAGTCTAGATCAGCTCTTATTTACATGGGACGTTTCAGAGCTTCAACCATTGTCTCTTAAAACCGTCTCTTGTTTAATTCACGGATCTTGGAGACAGGGATATCATTGTTCTTCTACTTATTATTCTTCTCTCCTGCCTCTGACCGAGTTTGTTGGCACGGTTGCTCCGACAAACTGAGCGAAGAACTGGTTGGTGCTGATCGGTAAGCTGCTTCCAACGGAGTGTTGGATAGATCGAGAACTGATCTTGTGTCTTCAAATACAGGATAGCAAGACTTACTTGCAACCGCTCCATCAGCCAGCCGTCCCTGATATTCTCGTCACACATTCTCATCGCCCGACGACATGTCTGTGCCGTTCAACGCAGACGCGACATCTCGCGGCACCGGCCCTGGTCGATCTCCTTCTGGTAGCCAAAAGACTTTTGTGGACCACGACGCCATTTTTACCCAGAACGAAGAAGCGCTACCGACTTCGAAGGCCATGGACGGTAACTCTGTGTATGGCAAAGATGCCGATGCTTTCGCATCGACGTCCGATGAAGATGGAAACGACACCGAGCTGGAGCGCCGCCAGTCTATCGTACAGGAACTAGCTCGAGAGTACACCCGACACTCCGCCGTCAATGTCGACGGGGACAACATGGCTTTGTTCGGCAGCGACGACCCCGACTCGCCCCTCAACCCCAACGGAAAGAAATTCAGCGCCCGGAAGTGGGCCAAGAccctcgccaacatcacGAACGAGCACGGATCTGGATACAGAACAGCCGGCTTCACGTACCAGAACCTGAACGTCTTCGGATACGGCAAGGAGACGGACTACCAGAAGGATATTGCGAACGTGTGGCTTGAGATCCCTGGTCTCGCCCGCAAACTTACCTCGAAAACCGGAGGCCAGCGCCGCATCGACATTCTCCGGGACTTCAACGGTGTGGTCGAAGCAGGAGAGatgctcgtcgtccttgggcCTCCTGGATCTGGCTGCTCTACCTTCCTCAAGACGATTGCGGGCGAGATGAACGGTATCTACACCGATGACCGTGCCTACTTTAACTACCAGGGCCTCTCTGCAAAGGAACTACACAAGCACCACGCGGGAGACGCCATTTACACCGCCGAAGTGGACGTCCACTACCCTCAGCTTTCCGTGGGAGACACCCTCACGTTTGCTTCCAGGGCTCGTTGTCCTCGAGTCCTTCCTCCCGGCATCTCCTCTAGCCAGTACTGTGACCACCTCCGCGACGTTGTCATGGCCATGTACGGCATCAGCCATACGGTCAATACACGTGTGGGCAACGAGTACATCCGCGGTGTGTCCGGAGGAGAACGCAAGCGCGTGACCATTGCCGAGGCAACGTTGTCGAACGCTCCTTTGCAGTGCTGGGATAACTCAACCAGAGGTCTTGACTCGGCCAATGCCGTCGAGTTCTGCAAGACTCTGCGTTTGCAGTCGGAACTGTTCGGCCAGACCTGTGCCGTCTCGATTTACCAGGCGCCCCAGAGCGCGTATGATCTGTTCGATAAGGTACTCGTTCTGTATGAGGGACGACAGATCTTCTTCGGTCGCACAACGGAAGCGAGGCAGTACTTTATCAATCTCGGATTCGAATGCCCGCCCCGCCAGACAACACCCGACTTCCTCACCTCGATGACGGCACCATCCGAACGTGTCGTTCGCCCTGGATGGGAGTCCCGCGTCCCCAGAACCCCTGACGACTTTGCTGCTTGCTGGAACGCCAGCCAGGAAAACCAGGCCTTGAAGGAGCAAATTGAGCAATACAAAGCCGCCCACCCCCTCGATGGACCGGACGCCGAGGTCTTTAGGAACCAGAAGCAGTCGGTGCAGGCAAAGAACCAACGCCTCAAGTCCCCCTTCATTCTCTCCTACGGCCAGCAAGTCAAGCTGTGCCTTTGGCGTGGCTTCAAGCTCCTCAAGGGCGATCCCAGTCTGACGTTGTTTTCGCTCATCGCCAACTCGTGTACGGCTCTGATCATGTCGTCTTTGTTCTACAATCTTCCGGAAACCACCTCTTCTTTCTACAGTCGGTCTGCggtcctcttcgtcgccatcctcgccaacgcTTTCTCCAGCGCCCTCGAGATTCTCACCCAGTACTCCCAGAGACCCATTGTCGAGAAGCAGAGACGCTATGCATTCTATCACGCATCGGCCGAAGCTTTCTCCTCTGTGTTGGTGGACATGCCATACAAGATCGCAAACACCATCTGTTACGACTTGATCCTCTACTTTATGACCAACCTGAACAGACAGCCTGgcaacttcttcttcttcctgctaACTACCTTCCTAATGGTTCTCGCCATGTCAGGAGTATTCAGATCAATGTAAGTCGGAGCCTCTTCTATCAGAACTGACGGTTGCTAACGCCAAGTAGCGCCTCGTTGTCTCGCTCGTTGTCGCAGGCCATGGTACCCGCTTCCATTTTGATTCTCGCCCTGGTTATCTTCACTGGTTTCGTCATCCCCGTTGACTACATGCTGGGTTGGTGCCGGTGGATCAACTATCTCGATCCCGTTGCTTATGGTTTCGAAGCGGTGAGTTGGCACGTCTAAGGCGTATCTCGAAACGACAGACTAATTCCTGGCTGTACCTTTAGCTCATGGTGAACGAGTTCCACAACCGCGAATTCGAGTGCGGCGCCTTCGTTCCCAGCCCTGGACTCGCCGGCTATGAGAACATCAGCTTGGACAACAGAGCCTGTTCCACGGTCGGCGCTGTTCCCGGCAGGTCTACTGTCAGCGGAGACGCGTACATCAACTCCCAGTACAAGTACTTCAACTCTCACAAGTGGCGCAACAtcggcatcctcatcgccTTCACCATCGCCCTCCACACTGTCTACTTCTTGGCCACAGAATACATCTCGGCCAAGAAGTCCAAGGGAgaggtcctcgtcttccgcaGAGGCGTTTCCGCTCCTTCCAAAGTCAAGGACGACCCTGAAGCTTCTGTGTCCGGGCCCGCCGCCATTGTTGAAAagggcggccagggcgcTTCAGCCAACGAGGGTGCGATTCAAGGCTCCACAAGCGTTTTCCACTGGGGCAAGGTGTGCTATGAGGTCAAGATCAAGACGGAGACCAGAAGGATCCTGGACGAGGTGGATGGTTGGGTGAAGCCGGGCACATTGACAGCCCTGATGGGCGTTTCTGGCGCCGGAAAGACGACTTTGCTCGACTGCCTCGCAGACCGTGTCTCCATGGGCGTGATCACCGGAGAAATGCTCGTTGACGGCAAGATACGCGACGAATCCTTCCAGCGCAAAACCGGCTAtgtccagcagcaggatcTTCACCTTGAGACGAGTACTGTTCGAGAGGCGTTGGAGTTTAGCGCACTGCTGCGCCAACCCGCCACCACGCCCAAGGCAGAAAAGCTCGCATATGTGGACGAAGTCATCAAGCTTTTGGACATGCAGGAAtacgccgacgccgttgtAGGTGTGCTTGGTGAGGGCCTGAACGTTGAGCAGCGAAAGCGTCTCACGATTGGTGTCGAACTGGCTGCGAAGCCGCCCCTGCTGCTCTTCGTCGACGAACCTACCTCCGGCTTGGATTCCCAAACGTCATGGGCCATCCTGGACCTGCTTGAAAAGCTCTCAAAGGCAGGCCAGTCGATCTTGTGCACCATCCACCAACCGTCTGCCATGCTGTTCCAACGCTTCGACCGCCTATTGTTCCTGGCCAAGGGTGGCAGAACCGTGTACTTTGGCGATATTGGCGAAAACTCTCACACCCTCACCTCCTATTTCGAACGGAACGGTGCCCCCAAGTGTCCTCCTGGTGAGAACCCGGCCGAATGGATGCTCAGCGCGATTGGTGCGGCGCCCGGTTCGACGACCGAGGTTGACTGGCACCAGGCGTGGAAGTCGAGCCCCGAGTACCAAGCCGTCCAGGACGAGCTCCAGCGGCTCAAGTCCCAGGGCACCGCCAACGAGAagatctcggccgaggacaaggagctGGCACATCGCGAGTTCGCCGCTCCTCTTTGGGATCAGTTCCTCATCGTTACCCGCCGTGTCTTCCAGCAATACTGGCGCACGCCCTCGTACCTCTACTCCAAGTTCATCCTTTGTTGTTCCGTCGCCCTATTCATCGGtctcgtcttcctcaacgCCCCCCTCAGTATCCAGGGCTTGCAGAATCAGATGTTTGCCATCTTCAACATCCTGACCATCTTCGGCCAACtggtgcagcagcagatgcCGCACTTCGTCACTCAACGCTCTCTCTACGAAGTTCGCGAACGTCCCTCCAAGACGTACAGCTGGAAGGTGTTCATGCTGTCGCAAATCGTCACCGAGATCCCTTGGAACTCCCTCATGTCGTTGTTCATGTTCATCTGCGTCTACTACCCCGTCGGTCTGTACGAGAACGGCGACCCCAGCCAGAAGAGCGAGCGCGCCGGCTTGATGTGGCTTCTGTTCTGGCAGTTCCTTGTCTTCACGTGTACTTTTGCCCACGCCTGCATCGCCATTACGGACAccgccgaggcgggcggcaaCCTGGCCAACGTCCTGTTTATGATGTGTCTGCTGTTCTGCGGTGTCTTGGCCAGCCCCGAGACCATGCCAGGCTTCTGGATCTTCATGTATAGGGTGTCGCCATTCACGTACCTCGTATCGGCAATCTTGTCGACAGGTCTGGCCAATTCACAGGTGACGTGCTCCTCGAACGAGTACATCCACTTCAATCCGCCGGCCAACGAGACATGCGAAGACTACATGAGCAACTACATCGGTGCCATGGGAGGTTATCTCGAGGACCCCACCGCCCGGACCGACTGCAGCTTCTGCTCCATCGAAAATACAAACGCCTTCCTCACCTCCATTAGCTCCAACTTTGACAACAGGTGGCGCGATttcggcatcggcatggtGTACATTATCGTTAACATTTTTGCCGCTCTGGGTCTTTACTGGTTGCTGCGCATGCCCAAGGGCAGGAAGAAGGCTTAAAGGGGCTCCCCAAAGAGCACCACTTTGCTTTGGAGCCGAGTTTCGGCAGAGCAAAACCCTGTCTCGAGACACTTTTCTTTCACTAATCAGATTATTTAAACAATCTTATTACATAGGGGATAATGGGCATCATAGAGTTTTGTTGTTTTTGCAAGGTTGGGGATTCATATAAGTAGAGCTCTCGCAATACCTTTTTGGAGTGTCAAATCAACCAGTCAGATGCATGACAGCGTTCTCCCCCGTTGCATCGTGAGACGAGTGAACCTGCGTTCCAGAAGGGGATGTGCGTCAGCCAGCTGACATTCAAATCCATTGGCAGATCAAGAGGTCACTGTTCTACAAATTGTTAAAGGTTCCGCAACCGCATGTGCCTGGATAAACACTGATCaagcaggaagagagaaCACTGATGGCAACAAACCAACCCCTAACCAAGCTGCCCCCCAATACCACCATGTAAGAGATGACTTAAATAAGCAAGAAGGATAGTAAGCTCTAGGACATTATCTAATTGCAGATATCATCTGGATCCAGCCACCTTCGCCTTAGAGGTACAATGTATGGTGATGTCAGATTGCACCCGGGCTCAGTTCAAGTTGTACACGGTTCCCCTCTTGTCCATTGGAATTTGGGACGACGGATATTGGTTTCCCGACCTCCTCATACCATCTCCAATATCTGTTTCAGAGGTATACAAGTTGTGCAACTACCTCGGGACCAAGCCGCATCCCCCTCATCCGCTTCCCGCCCCGCACCGGTCATGTTATAAATGCGTGCAACTTGCCACCGGCTCTTGATGTCTTGGTTCGAGTCGATCATATGTTACACAAAAAGTACGCAACTGCTAGAAGTAACCATTGAGATACATACTCGCGTTTCACGAAATGGCATTCCAGCTGAAGCACCCCGAAAAccgcgagctcgtcggggGTGATCTCCTCGCGCAGTCTCTAGCCCGGCTAGGCGCAACGGTTGCGTTTGGCATTCACGGCAGGTTTCCCCTACATCACGTCCACGTTCTCGGATTTTGAGCTGACCGTAAAAACGTAGGCGGGCATCTCGACAGCTTCCTCATGGCCGCAGTCGAGGCCAACATCAAACTCGTGGACGTGCGTCACGAGACCGTCGCCGtgcaggccgccgagggctGGGCCAAGGTGAGAGGGAACGACGCGCCAGGTGTGTGCTTCATCACGGCCAACTCGGGCTTCTGCAACGGCCTGCCGGGCCTCAGcaccgccttcgccgacCGGTCCCCCGTCTTCTGCGTcaccagctcgccgccgctgcgcgacgccgagaccaaCGCCCTCCAGGGCTTCCACGACCAGGTCGTCCTCGCGCGGCCGGTGACCAAGTTCGCGCACCGCGTCACGAGCGCCGAAGAGATCCCCCGCGTCGTCAGCCTGGCGTGGCGGGCGACGACTGCGGGCGCGCCCGGGCCGGTGCTCGTGGATTTCCCAATTGATGTGCTCTTCACGCCGGTCCGGGCGGGGAGCATCGCGTGGGGTTCCGTCACGGCACCGCCGGTGTTTTACCCGGCTCCCGATCCTGGCGCCGTGAACGAAACGGTGCGTCTGTGGAGGGAAGCGAAGCGGCCAGTCATTATCGTCTCGACTGGCGCTGCGAGGGCGGCAGACGAGGTCGCAGGTCTTGCCGAGGCGACGGGCACGCCAGTCTTCCACTCTCCCAAgttctcgacgacgatgcgaCGTTCGCACCCTCTGTTTGCCGGCACGGCGACCCAGCTGCCGCTTTTGCTTGCTCAAGGGCAGGCTCCTGATTTCGTCCTTCTGCTGGGAGCCAGGACCGGATTCCTACTCGGCGGCAGAAGCGGCGCAGTCGTGCCGAACGAGGACAGTGCAAAAGTAGTGCAGGTGGACTTGGACGGGAGTGAAATCGGTCGTTCGAGGAGAATTGACGTAAGTTCTACAACCTGAAGCTGTAGCATGGCCGTTTGTGCTCAAACCAAGATGTAGGTCGGCATCGTCTCAGACGTTAGTCTCGCAGCTAGTGCTTTGACTGCAGCGGTATCCAAATTCCCCCTCGAGGCCTCGAGTGACTGGTTGAAGGAGGCCGTGGGTctgaagaaggccggcgCAAAGCTGATGGGGGACGAGGATGAGCCCGTGGTTTTCGAGTCCAATGGGCGTCTTCACCCGTATCATGGCGTTAAAACGCTTTTTGAATCACTCCCGGAAAGCAGTATCGTCTGtatcgacggcggcgaagcaaGTGGATGGGCTCTGCAGTGTCTCAACGACGCCAGGGCTGGGCTGTCCATGGTAACCACGGGTTACCTAGGCTTCTTGGGGAACGGATTCGGATATTCGCTCGGTCTGTcacttcttcttgttttGAAAGAAAGCATGGTACT containing:
- a CDS encoding Putative AAA+ ATPase domain, CDR ABC transporter, ABC-2 type transporter, transmembrane codes for the protein MSVPFNADATSRGTGPGRSPSGSQKTFVDHDAIFTQNEEALPTSKAMDGNSVYGKDADAFASTSDEDGNDTELERRQSIVQELAREYTRHSAVNVDGDNMALFGSDDPDSPLNPNGKKFSARKWAKTLANITNEHGSGYRTAGFTYQNLNVFGYGKETDYQKDIANVWLEIPGLARKLTSKTGGQRRIDILRDFNGVVEAGEMLVVLGPPGSGCSTFLKTIAGEMNGIYTDDRAYFNYQGLSAKELHKHHAGDAIYTAEVDVHYPQLSVGDTLTFASRARCPRVLPPGISSSQYCDHLRDVVMAMYGISHTVNTRVGNEYIRGVSGGERKRVTIAEATLSNAPLQCWDNSTRGLDSANAVEFCKTLRLQSELFGQTCAVSIYQAPQSAYDLFDKVLVLYEGRQIFFGRTTEARQYFINLGFECPPRQTTPDFLTSMTAPSERVVRPGWESRVPRTPDDFAACWNASQENQALKEQIEQYKAAHPLDGPDAEVFRNQKQSVQAKNQRLKSPFILSYGQQVKLCLWRGFKLLKGDPSLTLFSLIANSCTALIMSSLFYNLPETTSSFYSRSAVLFVAILANAFSSALEILTQYSQRPIVEKQRRYAFYHASAEAFSSVLVDMPYKIANTICYDLILYFMTNLNRQPGNFFFFLLTTFLMVLAMSGVFRSIASLSRSLSQAMVPASILILALVIFTGFVIPVDYMLGWCRWINYLDPVAYGFEALMVNEFHNREFECGAFVPSPGLAGYENISLDNRACSTVGAVPGRSTVSGDAYINSQYKYFNSHKWRNIGILIAFTIALHTVYFLATEYISAKKSKGEVLVFRRGVSAPSKVKDDPEASVSGPAAIVEKGGQGASANEGAIQGSTSVFHWGKVCYEVKIKTETRRILDEVDGWVKPGTLTALMGVSGAGKTTLLDCLADRVSMGVITGEMLVDGKIRDESFQRKTGYVQQQDLHLETSTVREALEFSALLRQPATTPKAEKLAYVDEVIKLLDMQEYADAVVGVLGEGLNVEQRKRLTIGVELAAKPPLLLFVDEPTSGLDSQTSWAILDLLEKLSKAGQSILCTIHQPSAMLFQRFDRLLFLAKGGRTVYFGDIGENSHTLTSYFERNGAPKCPPGENPAEWMLSAIGAAPGSTTEVDWHQAWKSSPEYQAVQDELQRLKSQGTANEKISAEDKELAHREFAAPLWDQFLIVTRRVFQQYWRTPSYLYSKFILCCSVALFIGLVFLNAPLSIQGLQNQMFAIFNILTIFGQLVQQQMPHFVTQRSLYEVRERPSKTYSWKVFMLSQIVTEIPWNSLMSLFMFICVYYPVGLYENGDPSQKSERAGLMWLLFWQFLVFTCTFAHACIAITDTAEAGGNLANVLFMMCLLFCGVLASPETMPGFWIFMYRVSPFTYLVSAILSTGLANSQVTCSSNEYIHFNPPANETCEDYMSNYIGAMGGYLEDPTARTDCSFCSIENTNAFLTSISSNFDNRWRDFGIGMVYIIVNIFAALGLYWLLRMPKGRKKA